One genomic segment of Hordeum vulgare subsp. vulgare chromosome 2H, MorexV3_pseudomolecules_assembly, whole genome shotgun sequence includes these proteins:
- the LOC123429107 gene encoding probably inactive receptor-like protein kinase At2g46850: MPPMFPPSSLPLHHVLLLLLLVSVGVVSGAEPPGSSCRGGAAESCGDLLLPFPFHLNSSAACIVADGNSSSLFHLSCDGGGGHNATLTLTLGAAAFRVLEFLPSGSSLLLDYAARSAPPCDPAYAAFSRPSSPTAALDGAASFLAVAPANVLRLYACEDSSLCRAGCDDVAAPACAGKKPAAVGCCYPLSDGSVWKPGDGLGVFAGFGCRGFSSWVKNRSSATAGVTRGIEVEWAVPRGSALAACADGATLVNSTTVSGGVRCACASGLFGDGFAHGTGCSKRLECGDGDGDGGACCQGRFCSKKAVALAGFFVSVFFLAAAVSFWLFLRQPSGDVNQRWDLDPACIPKILGGVCNARQFTYEQLDAATRRFEDGGEKPVDAEGAVHAGVLDDGTVVAVQRIGYETQEKLRVALDAVSLLPEVSHPNIARVVGFCLPEDPGARALLLVHEHFAGGTLEDHLRRTVGGSRATLGWYHRVNIAIEIASALAYLQAHETAPTFLHDLRSSDVFLDAELTAKIAGHKLASSTPAATSYHHHYYGSSSSSTAGAQEQDVVCNFGQLLIELLTGLRHQNPFDSVAPKVREGRLHEVIDPTLLLPSSSSGKKSQGQLPAAAEEVRKVLELAVRCLLSAENGTGMVAVARELLQLVIRIRDDNNMGSSSKIEISLEETFSSSSLLQMISMSPDTLHRHLP, translated from the coding sequence ATGCCACCCATGTTTCCTCCGTCGTCGCTGCCGCTCCACCacgtcctcctgctcctcctcctcgtctccgTCGGAGTCGTCTCTGGCGCTGAGCCACCCGGCAGCAGCTGCCGTGGCGGGGCGGCCGAAAGCTGCGGCGACCTCCTGCTCCCGTTCCCCTTCCACCTCAACTCCTCCGCCGCCTGCATTGTCGCCGATGGCaactcctcctccctcttccacCTCTCCTGCGACGGCGGCGGTGGCCACAATGCCACCCTCACCCTGACCCTCGGCGCCGCGGCCTTCCGCGTCCTGGAGTTCCTCCCCTCGGGCTCGTCCCTCCTGCTCGACTACGCCGCGCGCAGTGCCCCGCCGTGCGACCCGGCGTACGCCGCGTTCTCGCGCCCGTCGTCCCCGACGGCCGCGCTTGACGGTGCGGCATCCTTCCTTGCCGTCGCGCCGGCCAACGTGCTCCGCCTCTACGCTTGCGAGGACTCCTCGCTCTGCCGCGCTGGCTGCGACGACGTGGCCGCGCCGGCCTGCGCCGGGAAGAAGCCCGCGGCCGTAGGGTGCTGCTACCCGCTCTCCGACGGCAGCGTGTGGAAGCCCGGGGACGGGCTCGGCGTGTTCGCTGGCTTTGGGTGCCGGGGGTTCTCCAGCTGGGTGAAGAACCGGTCGTCGGCGACGGCCGGCGTGACGAGAGGGATCGAGGTGGAGTGGGCCGTGCCGAGGGGTAGCGCGCTCGCGGCGTGCGCTGACGGCGCCACGCTTGTCAACTCCACGACGGTGAGTGGCGGCGTGCGGTGCGCGTGCGCGTCCGGGCTCTTCGGTGACGGCTTCGCGCACGGCACCGGCTGCTCCAAGCGGCTTGAATGCGGggatggcgacggcgacggcggcgcgtgTTGCCAGGGGAGGTTCTGCTCCAAGAAGGCCGTGGCGCTCGCCGGGTTCTTCGTGTCGGTGTTCTTCCTCGCGGCGGCGGTGTCGTTCTGGCTGTTCCTCCGGCAGCCTTCCGGCGACGTGAACCAGCGGTGGGACCTGGACCCGGCGTGCATCCCCAAGATCCTCGGGGGCGTGTGCAACGCGAGGCAGTTCACGTACGAGCAGCTGGACGCGGCGACGAGGCGGTTCGAGGACGGCGGCGAGAAGCCGGTCGACGCCGAGGGCGCGGTCCACGCCGGGGTGCTCGACGACGGCACCGTGGTGGCCGTGCAGAGGATCGGGTACGAGACGCAGGAGAAGCTGCGGGTGGCCCTCGACGCGGTCTCGCTCCTGCCGGAGGTCTCGCACCCGAACATCGCCCGCGTCGTCGGCTTCTGCCTCCCGGAGGACCCCGGCGCGCGCGCGCTGCTGCTGGTGCACGAGCACTTCGCCGGCGGCACGCTGGAGGACCACCTGCGGCGGACGGTCGGCGGCAGCCGCGCCACGCTCGGCTGGTACCACCGCGTCAACATCGCCATCGAGATCGCCAGCGCGCTGGCGTACCTGCAGGCGCACGAGACGGCCCCGACCTTCCTCCACGACCTCCGGTCCAGCGACGTGTTCCTCGACGCCGAGCTCACCGCCAAGATCGCCGGCCACAAGCTCGCCTCCTCCACCCCGGCGGCCACCagctaccaccaccactactacggaTCGTCCTCATCATCAACAGCCGGGGCGCAGGAGCAGGACGTGGTGTGCAACTTCGGGCAGCTGCTGATCGAGCTACTGACGGGGCTGCGGCACCAGAACCCGTTCGACTCGGTGGCGCCCAAGGTGAGGGAGGGCAGGCTCCACGAGGTGATCGACCCGACGCTGCtcctgccgtcgtcgtcgtcggggaAGAAGAGCCAGGGGCAGctgccggcggcggcggaggaggtgcgCAAGGTGCTGGAGCTGGCCGTGCGGTGCCTGCTGAGCGCTGAGAACGGAACGGGGATGGTGGCGGTGGCGCGGGAGCTGCTGCAGCTCGTCATCAGGATCAGGGACGACAACAACATGGGGAGCAGCAGCAAGATCGAGATCTCCCTGGAGGAGACCTTCTCCAGCTCCAGCCTCCTCCAGATGATCTCCATGTCGCCAGACACCCTACACCGCCACCTCCCATGA